The following proteins are co-located in the Myroides profundi genome:
- a CDS encoding PH domain-containing protein, whose amino-acid sequence MNKNSFYQPTRQATIGIIANFLNALQKIVRAFVPLIVLFLVNKRIDLPISIWGVVILGSILSLGIAYLSYRNFLFYIDEETNSFIIQKGIINKSKVTIQLEKIQQVNLNQSFINKIINVYSVEIDSAGSKDKEATIPSMALSDANALKQILLNYKNEHVIQDTSIDLVDGEQNIIEEQEDSKRISITTLLKVGITSNYLYTLGLILVFFNMVYDSIVRSISIEEYIDKEEVTNYIEGGLPLVAFLYLVVFLVITVLVVNVIRTLLRFWDFKVTFSNKTLLLSHGLLSTQNTIIRPNRVQKIEIEQNYFQKLFDICSLKISQVAGDKENNKKSGLQIPGCSTQERKDLFKIIMAKEDNKEYTTVLKYNYRYLGFRVFLFIVVPLVFLTLFFRANFSSVTFIGMAMSYSVIMLLALYRLYKVGLLQVNEDFIVIRRGIWDISHIYLEPHKIQKIVVSQLWWQQSADVGSLKIYTAGGIVSFSTTQYSELVKLRDKWLYQVESSALHWM is encoded by the coding sequence ATGAATAAGAATAGTTTTTATCAGCCTACTAGACAAGCTACAATAGGAATCATTGCTAATTTTCTGAATGCTTTACAGAAGATAGTAAGAGCTTTTGTTCCTCTTATAGTCTTATTTTTAGTGAATAAGCGTATAGATTTACCTATTAGTATTTGGGGAGTAGTAATCTTAGGAAGTATCTTAAGTTTGGGAATAGCTTATTTAAGTTATCGTAACTTTCTGTTTTACATTGATGAAGAAACTAATTCTTTTATAATTCAAAAAGGGATTATTAATAAATCTAAAGTTACTATTCAACTAGAGAAAATACAACAGGTGAATCTTAATCAGAGTTTTATCAACAAAATAATCAATGTGTACTCTGTAGAAATAGATTCTGCAGGTAGTAAAGATAAAGAAGCTACTATCCCTTCTATGGCTTTATCAGATGCAAATGCATTAAAACAAATACTACTGAACTATAAGAATGAACACGTAATACAAGATACTTCAATAGACTTAGTAGATGGAGAACAAAACATAATAGAAGAACAAGAAGATTCAAAACGAATCAGTATAACGACTCTTCTAAAAGTAGGTATAACGTCTAATTATCTATATACATTGGGGTTAATACTTGTCTTCTTTAATATGGTGTATGATTCTATAGTGAGAAGTATTTCTATAGAAGAGTATATTGATAAAGAAGAGGTGACAAATTATATAGAAGGAGGGCTGCCTTTGGTAGCTTTTCTATATTTAGTTGTGTTTTTAGTGATTACGGTATTAGTAGTGAATGTGATCCGTACTTTGTTGCGATTTTGGGATTTTAAAGTGACATTTTCTAATAAGACATTGTTGTTGTCTCATGGATTACTATCTACACAAAATACAATCATTAGACCTAATCGAGTACAAAAAATAGAGATAGAGCAGAATTATTTTCAGAAGTTATTTGATATCTGTAGTTTGAAAATAAGCCAAGTAGCAGGGGATAAGGAGAATAATAAGAAATCAGGATTACAGATACCTGGCTGTTCTACTCAGGAGAGAAAGGATCTGTTTAAAATAATAATGGCTAAAGAAGATAACAAGGAGTACACTACTGTTTTAAAATATAATTATCGATACTTAGGATTTAGAGTATTCTTATTCATAGTTGTTCCTTTAGTGTTTTTAACCTTGTTCTTTAGAGCAAACTTTAGTTCTGTTACGTTTATAGGAATGGCAATGAGCTATAGTGTGATAATGTTATTAGCTCTTTATAGACTTTATAAAGTAGGATTGCTTCAAGTAAATGAAGACTTCATCGTGATAAGAAGGGGAATATGGGATATCTCACATATTTATTTAGAACCACATAAGATACAGAAGATAGTGGTGTCACAGTTATGGTGGCAACAGTCTGCAGATGTGGGTAGTTTAAAGATATATACCGCAGGTGGAATAGTGTCCTTTAGTACGACTCAGTATAGCGAGTTAGTGAAGCTAAGAGATAAATGGCTTTATCAAGTCGAATCATCAGCGTTACACTGGATGTAG
- a CDS encoding Crp/Fnr family transcriptional regulator, with amino-acid sequence MLRINIDFLSYIESLAQTDVFNDKILLQPYKPKEVLLHQGDPVTKVIVIKEGITKCYITEENGKEYIPEFLSTGEIMGEIEFIGKKNCLCSVEAITPVNAYIIPLSVFEHLLKTDITFNNTLLEVEALRVFHTSERASFQQLYTVEHALEKLLELQEKEQVHISKEDMASYLGITTRTLNRALKKVQDEE; translated from the coding sequence ATGTTAAGAATAAATATTGACTTTCTATCATACATTGAATCATTAGCACAGACTGATGTTTTTAATGACAAAATATTATTGCAACCTTATAAGCCTAAAGAGGTTTTATTGCATCAAGGAGACCCCGTTACTAAAGTAATTGTTATTAAAGAAGGGATTACTAAATGCTATATCACAGAAGAAAATGGTAAAGAATATATCCCTGAGTTCTTAAGTACAGGAGAGATAATGGGTGAAATAGAGTTCATAGGTAAGAAGAATTGTTTATGCTCAGTAGAAGCCATAACACCTGTGAATGCTTACATCATTCCTCTATCCGTATTTGAGCATTTATTAAAAACAGACATAACCTTTAATAATACCCTGTTAGAAGTAGAAGCATTAAGAGTATTCCATACGAGTGAGAGAGCTTCTTTCCAGCAGCTATATACAGTAGAGCATGCTCTCGAAAAGCTATTAGAACTTCAAGAGAAAGAACAAGTACATATATCTAAAGAAGATATGGCCTCTTATCTAGGTATCACTACACGTACCTTAAACCGTGCCTTAAAGAAAGTACAAGACGAAGAATAA
- a CDS encoding LTA synthase family protein: MSNNPSFFIPYKYLLYFYLLLNVVLRIILINHPITTTTFSTGEILSVFGLGLIRDTLLFSIAYILFWLYFIFFSDHKYNKPYGYIIFTILLGLWGWVTFGKTIISEYGGVLPEIAITFLSIKTVLFAICLFLPQLRTTVRKVSYAFALFIFVLILVQNTVSEFFFWNEFGVRYNFIAVDYLVYTNEVIGNIMESYPVVPLFSVIALVTLLTTYYIFKKTVYVIEHLAPLKNKIILSIIYLLVFGISISAITKVMSPINTDNIFAEELESNGVYKFYQAFNNSVIDYFKFYNTLPDDELAKNIKQFYPQYNGSTSLLRNINNDSTTTKKNVVLISIESLSADFMEFYGNTNKLTPFLDSLAMKSLFFTTTYATGNRTVRGLEAITMSIPPSPGESVVKRKDNKDKFTTGSIFAKNGYTVKYLYGGDAYFDNMQDFFEGNNYNIVDKCDFRPDQITFQNVWGVADGDMAKKAIEVMNEEYQQGKPFFNHIMTVSNHRPFTYPDGVLDTSDLTSARDKGVRYTDYAIKEFFALAKEQAWYDNTIFVILADHCASSAGKTQLPLDKYRIPAMIYAPKGLAPQQFDQMISQIDVMPTLLGILNFKYDSKFFGTDVLQTDYKPRAFIATYQDLGYIRENTLTILSPNQKIRQYGFNTQKVNNLVTPLTAIDELQSKYVNEAISFYQFTAKQLESKSYNK; encoded by the coding sequence ATGTCAAATAACCCTTCATTCTTTATCCCCTATAAGTATTTACTTTACTTTTACTTATTGTTGAATGTTGTACTTCGTATCATTTTAATTAATCATCCTATTACTACCACTACCTTTAGTACAGGAGAGATATTATCAGTATTTGGACTAGGACTTATACGTGACACTTTACTATTCAGTATAGCATATATCTTGTTTTGGCTCTACTTTATTTTCTTTTCAGATCATAAGTATAATAAACCTTATGGATATATCATATTCACTATTCTATTAGGTTTATGGGGATGGGTTACCTTTGGTAAAACCATTATATCAGAATATGGTGGTGTTCTACCCGAAATAGCAATTACCTTCTTATCTATAAAAACAGTACTATTTGCTATCTGTCTATTCTTACCTCAGCTTAGGACTACAGTTCGAAAAGTAAGTTATGCTTTTGCTTTATTTATATTCGTACTAATCCTAGTACAAAATACAGTAAGCGAGTTTTTCTTTTGGAACGAATTCGGTGTTCGATATAATTTTATAGCAGTTGATTATTTAGTCTATACTAACGAGGTAATTGGCAATATTATGGAGTCATATCCAGTAGTTCCTTTATTTAGTGTCATCGCTTTAGTTACATTATTAACTACATACTACATTTTCAAAAAAACGGTATATGTTATAGAACATCTTGCCCCTCTAAAAAATAAAATTATACTAAGTATTATTTATTTACTTGTATTTGGGATCTCTATATCAGCTATTACTAAAGTAATGTCTCCTATAAATACAGATAATATTTTCGCTGAAGAACTAGAAAGTAACGGAGTCTATAAATTCTATCAAGCTTTTAATAACAGTGTGATTGATTACTTTAAATTCTACAATACGCTACCTGATGATGAACTAGCTAAAAATATTAAACAATTCTACCCTCAATATAATGGGAGCACATCTCTTCTTAGAAACATTAATAATGATAGCACAACTACCAAAAAAAATGTAGTCCTGATAAGTATAGAGAGTCTTAGTGCAGACTTTATGGAATTCTATGGCAATACAAATAAACTTACTCCATTCTTAGACAGCCTAGCGATGAAAAGTTTATTCTTTACCACTACGTATGCTACTGGTAATAGAACTGTACGTGGGCTTGAGGCTATAACGATGTCTATACCTCCTTCTCCTGGTGAAAGTGTCGTAAAACGCAAAGACAATAAAGACAAGTTTACAACTGGAAGTATATTTGCTAAAAATGGATACACAGTCAAGTACCTATATGGAGGAGATGCTTATTTTGACAATATGCAAGATTTCTTCGAAGGCAATAATTATAACATCGTAGATAAGTGTGATTTTAGACCTGATCAGATAACCTTTCAGAATGTATGGGGAGTAGCAGATGGAGATATGGCTAAGAAAGCCATAGAAGTAATGAATGAAGAATATCAACAAGGCAAACCTTTCTTTAATCATATCATGACTGTAAGTAACCATAGACCTTTCACTTATCCTGATGGAGTACTAGACACCTCAGACCTTACTAGTGCAAGGGATAAAGGAGTTAGATATACAGATTATGCTATAAAAGAATTCTTTGCACTAGCTAAAGAACAAGCTTGGTATGATAATACCATCTTTGTGATCTTAGCTGACCACTGTGCTTCTAGTGCGGGCAAGACACAACTACCTTTAGATAAATATAGAATACCTGCTATGATATATGCCCCTAAAGGGCTAGCACCTCAACAATTTGATCAAATGATTTCACAGATAGATGTCATGCCTACCTTATTAGGAATACTTAACTTTAAGTATGACTCTAAATTTTTTGGAACCGATGTTTTACAAACAGATTATAAACCTAGAGCTTTTATAGCTACGTATCAAGATTTAGGTTATATCAGAGAAAACACATTAACCATTCTTAGCCCTAATCAAAAGATAAGACAATATGGATTCAATACTCAGAAAGTTAATAATCTAGTAACTCCGCTTACTGCGATAGATGAACTACAATCTAAATATGTCAATGAAGCCATCTCTTTTTATCAATTTACAGCTAAACAGCTAGAATCAAAGAGTTATAATAAATAA
- the bioB gene encoding biotin synthase BioB, protein MEIRHNWTKAEIQSIYDTPLLELIHQASIVHRQYHNPNEVQVSTLLSIKTGGCVEDCSYCGQAARYHTDIKVQRLLPLETVLGTAQKAKEAGSSRFCMAAAWREVRDNRDFDKVLDMVKGVNEMGLEVCCTLGMLTEEQAKRLQEAGLYAYNHNLDTSEDHYDKIISTRTFSNRINTIDNVRKAGITVCSGGIIGLGENDTDRISMLHTLATMEKHPESVPINALVRVKGTPMEEMPKVETWDMIRMIATARIVMPTTMVRLSAGRIEMSEYEQAMCFMAGANSMFSGDNETLLVTPNPSLSADQMLLKNLGLRPMLSKKEVEV, encoded by the coding sequence ATGGAAATTAGACACAACTGGACTAAAGCTGAAATTCAATCAATATATGACACTCCTTTATTAGAGTTAATTCATCAAGCTTCTATAGTACATCGTCAGTATCACAATCCAAATGAAGTGCAGGTGAGTACTTTATTGTCTATTAAGACAGGAGGGTGTGTAGAGGATTGTTCTTACTGTGGACAGGCAGCTAGATATCATACAGATATAAAGGTACAGCGACTACTACCTTTAGAAACAGTATTAGGAACTGCTCAAAAAGCAAAGGAAGCAGGTTCTTCTAGATTCTGTATGGCCGCTGCATGGAGAGAGGTACGAGATAATAGAGATTTTGATAAAGTACTTGATATGGTGAAAGGTGTTAATGAGATGGGATTAGAAGTATGTTGTACTTTAGGAATGTTAACTGAGGAACAAGCTAAGCGATTACAAGAAGCTGGATTATATGCTTATAATCATAATTTAGATACTTCAGAAGATCACTATGATAAGATTATCTCTACTCGTACATTTTCTAATCGTATAAATACTATTGATAATGTTCGTAAGGCCGGTATAACAGTATGTTCGGGAGGTATAATAGGATTAGGAGAAAATGATACAGATAGAATATCTATGTTACATACTTTAGCTACTATGGAGAAACATCCCGAATCAGTTCCTATTAATGCTCTAGTTAGAGTAAAGGGAACGCCTATGGAAGAAATGCCTAAAGTAGAGACTTGGGATATGATTAGAATGATTGCTACAGCTCGTATTGTGATGCCTACTACTATGGTGAGGTTAAGTGCAGGACGTATAGAAATGTCTGAGTATGAACAGGCAATGTGTTTTATGGCTGGGGCTAATTCGATGTTTTCAGGTGATAATGAAACGTTATTAGTGACGCCTAATCCTAGTTTATCAGCAGATCAAATGTTATTAAAAAACTTAGGACTAAGACCTATGTTGTCTAAGAAAGAAGTGGAAGTATAG
- a CDS encoding TM2 domain-containing protein gives MEQFTTQKSATTPPQENKKVVAGILGILLPIFAIHKFYLGYTKEGVIQLILGLVTCGFAGIIGLIEGIIYLTKTDEEFYNTYQANKKGWF, from the coding sequence ATGGAACAATTTACTACACAGAAGAGTGCAACTACTCCTCCTCAAGAGAACAAAAAAGTGGTAGCTGGTATTTTAGGAATTTTATTACCTATTTTCGCAATCCATAAATTCTACTTAGGGTATACTAAAGAAGGTGTTATCCAATTAATCTTAGGATTAGTTACTTGTGGATTTGCTGGAATTATTGGACTTATTGAAGGAATTATCTATTTAACTAAAACAGATGAGGAGTTCTATAATACATACCAAGCAAACAAAAAAGGTTGGTTCTAA
- a CDS encoding MFS transporter: protein MNTTTYTEEVVHIRAVKGTTTYKKIKWSIFLVGVSVFAQLYNFQPILSEITQYFKVTPSESSYLVSASTLGMAIGLLLFAFIADSYPRKDIMLFSLVTSTMLTLLSVWASDFSILVNINFIKGMCISGVSAVTLAYLAEEIDPKYIGTAISFYLAGNTFGGMFGRIVAALVSGWLGWQAAVFTIGILAVVIAIVFYILFPESRFFTPKKLKIKHKLRQMKSIFRNYKILAMYLVAICLMGAFVSVYNFLGFKLESAPYNLPHYLIAMIFLMYAFGIFGNMIAGSLSDRYSPRKILLIALGLMLLGVMGMYMDNLVIILLGLTFFTISFFSGHTIASRVVTTLGKEAKSSATALYWFFYYIGSSIIGSSTGIFVNKGNWNGFFYTLMAMTIIALLATYLSTRQTKKATS, encoded by the coding sequence ATGAATACCACCACCTATACAGAAGAAGTCGTTCATATAAGAGCTGTTAAAGGAACTACTACTTATAAAAAAATCAAATGGAGTATATTTCTAGTAGGTGTCTCTGTATTTGCTCAACTATATAATTTTCAACCTATACTGTCTGAAATCACACAATACTTTAAAGTAACACCTTCTGAGAGTAGCTACCTAGTATCAGCTAGTACCTTAGGTATGGCTATCGGTTTATTGCTTTTTGCATTTATAGCGGATAGTTATCCTCGTAAAGATATCATGCTCTTCTCTTTAGTCACCTCTACGATGCTTACGCTATTATCTGTATGGGCAAGTGACTTTTCTATCTTAGTTAATATCAACTTTATAAAAGGGATGTGTATATCAGGAGTATCCGCTGTGACATTAGCTTATCTAGCAGAAGAAATAGATCCTAAATACATAGGGACTGCCATTAGTTTTTACTTAGCAGGAAATACGTTTGGAGGGATGTTTGGAAGAATTGTAGCAGCATTAGTATCTGGATGGCTAGGTTGGCAAGCTGCAGTATTTACCATTGGCATACTCGCTGTTGTTATTGCCATTGTTTTTTATATCCTATTTCCTGAATCTAGGTTCTTCACTCCTAAAAAGCTAAAAATAAAACATAAACTTCGACAGATGAAATCTATCTTTAGAAACTATAAGATACTTGCTATGTATCTTGTAGCTATCTGTCTAATGGGAGCCTTCGTGAGTGTGTATAACTTTTTAGGTTTTAAACTTGAGTCAGCACCTTATAACTTACCTCATTACCTAATCGCTATGATATTCTTAATGTACGCATTTGGTATTTTTGGTAACATGATTGCCGGATCTTTATCAGATAGATATTCTCCTCGTAAAATTCTATTGATTGCTTTAGGATTAATGTTATTAGGTGTGATGGGTATGTATATGGACAATCTTGTTATTATTCTATTAGGATTGACTTTCTTCACTATCTCATTCTTTAGTGGACATACCATAGCTAGTAGAGTAGTAACTACCCTAGGTAAGGAAGCAAAGAGTTCTGCTACAGCCTTGTATTGGTTCTTTTATTATATAGGCTCAAGTATTATAGGCAGCTCTACAGGAATCTTTGTGAATAAAGGCAACTGGAATGGGTTCTTCTATACTCTTATGGCCATGACAATAATAGCTCTTCTAGCGACTTATCTAAGTACAAGACAAACAAAAAAAGCCACTAGTTAG
- a CDS encoding LysR substrate-binding domain-containing protein encodes MELRQLRYFLKAKELLNFTEASKHLFITQSTLSQQIKQLEEEIGQPLFDRIGKRIALTEAGELFSVYAERSIRAAEDGKLLLEDLEGLKTGVLRIGLTWGLKSLVLSSLTIFTQTYPEVKIEVTFGTTNELMQYLEKQYIDFALTFFDGAHEENFVYKTVLISDMAFMVAKDSSLALLKEIRLKEIEQYRLALPVQGFSTRNFLDREFEKYNIQPNIAIETNQTSMIIDLVKKGAYQTVLTYATVHGEGNLHAIPIVDSDMKREAVVIQLKDSYLKKSVRVFVDLLMNENKEELNTL; translated from the coding sequence ATGGAACTAAGACAACTAAGGTATTTTCTAAAAGCAAAGGAATTACTCAATTTTACTGAAGCTTCTAAGCATTTATTTATTACACAGAGTACATTATCTCAACAGATAAAACAGTTAGAAGAAGAAATAGGTCAACCTCTATTCGATAGAATAGGGAAGCGTATAGCGCTTACAGAAGCTGGAGAGTTATTTTCTGTTTATGCAGAAAGAAGTATAAGAGCTGCAGAGGATGGCAAGCTTTTATTAGAGGATCTAGAGGGATTAAAGACAGGCGTATTGCGTATAGGCCTTACTTGGGGGCTGAAGTCTTTAGTACTTTCTTCTCTTACTATCTTTACACAGACGTACCCAGAAGTAAAGATAGAAGTGACATTCGGTACGACCAATGAGTTAATGCAATATTTAGAGAAGCAGTATATTGACTTTGCCTTAACTTTTTTTGATGGTGCTCATGAGGAGAACTTTGTCTATAAGACTGTATTAATCTCTGATATGGCCTTTATGGTTGCAAAAGACTCATCTTTAGCTCTACTAAAAGAGATTAGACTAAAGGAGATAGAACAGTACCGATTAGCCCTTCCTGTGCAAGGATTTAGTACACGTAACTTCTTAGATAGAGAATTTGAAAAGTATAATATCCAACCTAATATTGCTATAGAGACTAATCAAACCTCTATGATTATTGACTTAGTAAAGAAAGGAGCCTATCAGACTGTACTCACTTACGCAACTGTACATGGAGAAGGCAATCTTCATGCTATTCCAATTGTTGATAGTGATATGAAGCGAGAGGCTGTTGTTATTCAGTTAAAAGATAGTTATCTCAAGAAGTCCGTGAGGGTGTTTGTAGATTTATTAATGAATGAGAACAAAGAAGAGTTAAATACACTATAA
- a CDS encoding ABC transporter permease, protein MIRILLILILIIVSFISVFVGVKDISVFDIHRLNQDEILVMLVSRLPRMISVLIAGIGMSISGLIVQQISLNKFVSPTTMGTLDACKMGILFSMILFPGGGMVYKMILSFTIALLASVIFLKISSKIKMRNIIFIPLVGIVFGNILNAISTFFAYKTNLVQNMEGWLIGDFSSIIKGNYEILYLGVPIVFLSYLYANKFTIVGLGEDTASSLGLDHKKITYLGLIFVAITSTVVVLTAGVIPFLGLIIPNIVSLMFGDNLKKTISYTALIGAIFLMVCDIISRMLIAPYEIPIGLTVSIIGGLIFLILIFKRAKHV, encoded by the coding sequence ATGATAAGAATATTATTAATTCTTATACTGATAATAGTTTCTTTCATCTCTGTCTTTGTTGGCGTAAAAGATATATCTGTATTTGATATACACCGACTAAATCAGGATGAGATATTGGTTATGTTAGTAAGTAGATTACCCCGTATGATATCTGTATTAATAGCAGGTATTGGTATGAGTATTTCTGGATTGATTGTACAACAGATTTCTCTTAACAAATTTGTCTCACCGACTACGATGGGGACTCTAGATGCCTGTAAAATGGGAATATTGTTTAGTATGATATTATTTCCAGGTGGGGGTATGGTGTATAAGATGATATTATCATTTACAATAGCTTTGTTAGCAAGTGTTATTTTCTTAAAGATATCTAGTAAAATAAAAATGCGAAATATCATTTTTATTCCATTAGTAGGGATTGTTTTTGGAAATATCTTGAATGCGATATCTACTTTCTTTGCTTATAAAACGAACTTGGTTCAGAATATGGAAGGTTGGTTAATAGGTGACTTTTCATCTATTATTAAGGGGAACTATGAGATTTTATACTTAGGAGTTCCGATTGTATTCTTGAGTTATTTATATGCAAATAAGTTTACTATCGTAGGTTTAGGAGAAGACACAGCGAGTAGTTTAGGATTAGACCATAAGAAGATTACTTATCTAGGATTGATATTTGTAGCTATTACTTCTACAGTAGTGGTTCTGACAGCAGGTGTGATTCCTTTTTTAGGATTGATTATTCCTAATATTGTGAGTTTGATGTTTGGAGATAATCTTAAGAAGACGATAAGTTATACAGCATTAATAGGAGCGATCTTTTTAATGGTATGTGATATAATAAGCAGAATGTTAATAGCACCTTATGAGATTCCGATAGGATTAACAGTAAGTATCATAGGTGGATTAATATTTTTAATACTAATATTTAAACGCGCTAAACATGTTTAA
- a CDS encoding iron chelate uptake ABC transporter family permease subunit, translating into MFKNKIITVLAVVLLLFIAIYMFTFTGTKLDYVLPRRGYKVIAMILISFAIGYSSIIFQTISANRILTPSIMGFDSFYLLLQSLLVFAYGDRTFQVLNSETNFAISVVLMLGFSLVMYYLVFRRESKSMYLLLLVGLLMGTLFRSFSSFIVMLIDPNEFLIIQSAMFASFDKINLNLLTISAVLLIASMLVGIKYFRQLDVLSLGRENAISLGVDYHKVIKANLLIISVMVAISTALVGPITFLGILVANLTYELVKSSKHSYMVLACCLLTAVTVVGGQYLVEHLFNMSTTISIIINFVGGVYFIYLLLKSNKG; encoded by the coding sequence ATGTTTAAGAACAAGATTATTACAGTTTTAGCAGTTGTTTTATTATTATTCATTGCTATATATATGTTCACGTTTACGGGAACCAAATTAGATTATGTATTACCTAGAAGAGGATATAAGGTTATTGCGATGATTTTAATATCGTTTGCTATAGGATATTCCTCTATTATATTTCAGACAATATCAGCTAATAGAATCTTGACACCTTCTATTATGGGGTTTGATTCATTCTATTTGTTGTTACAGTCTTTGCTAGTGTTTGCTTATGGAGATAGGACATTTCAGGTTCTTAATTCAGAGACCAACTTTGCGATATCTGTAGTATTAATGTTAGGATTCTCTTTAGTGATGTACTATTTAGTATTCAGAAGAGAGAGTAAGAGTATGTATTTATTACTATTAGTGGGACTGTTAATGGGAACACTGTTTAGGAGTTTCTCTTCTTTTATAGTGATGCTTATTGACCCTAATGAATTCTTAATCATACAGTCAGCAATGTTCGCTTCGTTTGATAAGATAAACTTGAATCTATTGACTATATCAGCTGTCTTATTAATAGCCTCTATGCTAGTGGGGATTAAATACTTTAGACAGTTAGATGTACTTAGTTTAGGTAGGGAGAATGCTATAAGCCTTGGGGTAGACTATCATAAAGTGATTAAAGCTAATTTGCTTATTATCTCTGTTATGGTAGCTATTTCTACAGCATTAGTAGGGCCTATTACATTCTTAGGAATATTAGTTGCCAATTTGACTTACGAGCTTGTAAAGAGCAGTAAACATAGTTATATGGTACTAGCGTGTTGTTTACTAACAGCGGTTACTGTTGTGGGAGGACAATACCTAGTGGAGCATCTCTTTAATATGAGTACTACTATTAGTATCATTATTAACTTTGTAGGAGGGGTGTATTTTATTTATTTATTATTAAAAAGTAACAAAGGATGA
- a CDS encoding iron ABC transporter ATP-binding protein, producing the protein MIEVKNVSKTYGEKMILNDVSVSFPKGKITCLVGGNGTGKSTLLSIISRLVAKDSGLINLLDQDIVNFKNRDFAKRLSILKQANHPNVRLTVKELVEFGRFPHSQGRMNAIDHEKVEESIAFMGLTDIQEQYIDELSGGQRQRTFLAMVLAQDTEYILLDEPLNNLDMKHSVEIMKILRILADDYGKTIIIVVHDINYASSYADYIAAVKDHKIIHFGLTDDIIREDIMKEVFDIDMTIVDNCNNKVCIYFK; encoded by the coding sequence ATGATAGAAGTAAAGAATGTATCTAAGACGTATGGTGAGAAGATGATTCTAAATGACGTGTCAGTTTCTTTTCCAAAAGGGAAAATCACATGTCTAGTAGGAGGGAACGGAACAGGTAAGAGTACTCTGTTATCTATTATTAGTCGTTTAGTCGCTAAAGACTCAGGACTTATCAATTTATTAGATCAAGATATTGTCAATTTTAAGAATAGAGATTTCGCTAAGAGATTATCTATCCTTAAGCAAGCAAATCACCCTAATGTAAGGTTAACAGTTAAAGAGTTAGTCGAGTTTGGGCGCTTTCCACATTCTCAAGGTAGAATGAATGCTATTGATCATGAGAAGGTAGAGGAGAGTATCGCTTTTATGGGGCTAACAGATATTCAAGAACAATACATAGATGAATTAAGTGGAGGACAGCGTCAACGTACTTTCTTAGCGATGGTATTAGCACAGGATACAGAGTATATTCTGTTAGACGAGCCGCTTAATAATTTAGATATGAAACACTCTGTCGAGATTATGAAGATTCTTCGAATTTTGGCAGATGATTATGGAAAGACCATAATTATTGTAGTGCACGACATTAATTATGCTTCTTCGTATGCAGACTATATTGCAGCAGTTAAAGATCATAAGATTATCCATTTCGGATTAACGGATGATATTATTCGCGAGGATATTATGAAAGAAGTTTTCGATATAGATATGACTATAGTTGATAATTGTAACAATAAGGTATGTATATACTTTAAATAA